GTGCTTCAAAGCTCGTTTCTGGAACGTAAAAAGGGTTTCCATCAACCTCTCCTGTAGCGACCCTTGTAAATAAGCTCTGATGACcagatctctctctctctcggtgcAGAATGGTGCGTGTGCAGGCAGGACGCGTCGCAGGCCGCGCTGCAGAAGACCATCGACTACGCGTGCGGCTCCGGGGCGGACTGCAACTCCATCCATGAGACCGGGGCGTGCTACAACCCCAACACCGTCCCGGCGCACTGCTCCTGGGCCGCCAACAGCTACTACCAGAACAACAAGGCCAAGGGCGCCACCTGCGACTTCGCCGGCACCGCCACCCTCACCACCAGCGACCCGAGTAAGTGGAACCAACGAACGATCATGCATGCCGTGTAGCATTGTTAAGCTTCAAGGAATCGGGTTCTGTACAGGGTAATTAATTTTGGCTATCGGTGTAGCACTGTAGCCTCGCCTAATAACTAATaataggaagaagaagaaaaaaaacaccAACTTTCTGAGCGAATAACTGTAAAATAAGATTTGCAAAGTGCAAAGCTGTTTGCGGTATATATGCTTTATTATTCTCGACCCTAAAAGTAAAACCCTATCATAGTGTCTACTGGGCAGACATTGGCATCAAAGTGCGTCCAATTTTCCCCCCGATTTTTCCAAAAGGGAAAGTAAACTGTAACGCGGTCTTTTGTTTTGTTTTATGACTCCAAACTCCAAAGCCAGATTCCAATGTCTTCTATGGTGTGTGGTGTCTGTGTTCTGCTGCTTCCATGCTCTTCAGTCTTGTGACACTGTCCATTTTTACCACCCATTCAGAGTCCTACCTGTAGTACCTTATATGACCTTTGTGTTCCAAACTTTCAGGCTCTTCGGGCTGCTCTTACCCCACCACCAGTGCAAGGTACGTGGCGAGCTTAAATTAACTGTGCACCATGATCCATGTAGTTCATGTTTCAAACCTGCGCGCTTTGGGAACTGGTACACCCCCAAGGAAGTTGAGCATCATGTTGCGCCACCAGATCTTTGGGCCGGGATGCAGTTTGTTCGGCGGATTTTTTGTACTTAAGAATCGCGGAACATTCAGCATGTGTGTCGTGTATCAGTATTACCAGCCACAACACTAACAGCACTGCCTTGTTTACACAGCGCCGCGGGAACCGTGACCCCGACCACCGGCGGCACAATGGGAGGAGCGGGAGGCCCAGGGACCTTGACGCCCGCCGGGACAGGCGCAGGCACAGCCGGCACTACCGGCATGGGGACTGCAGGCACTACGGGTACCGGGTTCGGCGGCCTAGGACCAGCAGGCATGGacacagcggcggcggcggcggggggctTGCTCCTCCTCCCAGAGGCTGGGCTGTGCGCTGCCCTCGTCGCGCTCCTCCTCTCCGCCATCGTGCTCGCGTGACGCCTTCACATGACCTCGGAAACAACAACCTACTGCCTGCATGCTAGTAGTAGTAGAAAGCGCTGCCCTTTTGGGAGGTGTATGTAGTTCAGGAGTACTCTGATTATCTATGGAGAAAGGGTGGGAATTATTGGGGAAAAAAACTAATGCATCCCACTAGCGCCTGCTTCTTGTTCGGTGCCGCCTGGGCGCTCATGGGTCAAACAGAGCAGAACCACCGCTCATGGGTCAAAAAAAAAACATGTGAACCAAACAGGACGTCAGGTAGATGCGCAAAGTTGTTGCAAAACCTACAGGTCCCACGCCCGGGGCCGGCCAGCGGGCGTCGTACGACGGCGTCCTGGATCCAGCCGACAGCTGCGTGCGTGACTAGCGATGAATGATGCGGTCACAGGCTGCCCGGCTGTACAAAGCGCAGCATGGTACCAATGGAGGGCCGGCGGGGGCGCTGGTTCCGTGCGGCCGCACATGGCGTCGCGCGGCGAGTAGCATGATTGACGGGTACTACTACCTGATGACGGTGACGGGGCCGGGCGAATTACGGCGCGGAGTGGTAATGACGCGCGCGCGCAAGAGCAGAGCACGCGTGCTGCTGCGCCTGCGCGGGAGAAGCGCGGTGTCATGAGTCATGACCCGGGCCTGCATAACAAGTCCAGTCCTGTGTTTCCTGAGTCCTGACGCCGTTGCTCCACCAAGGGGAAGGTGAAAACAGTCTCGGTTGCTAGCTTGGCTTGTGCCGATGGCGGCGCTGTCTGGATATCAACGGCGAGGGAAAAGGGCAATGCCCTTGCAAACTCCAAATAATTTTACATTGCATAATTTACAGTACTGGCAACAGCCGAAATTGTCATGCTCCCATCCACTGCGTCCCTTGCATTGCAGTGCTACCGTACAGTACAGTTAGTCCTAACTGACCAACAACCTATCTTCTAGTGTCGCTGAGAACCATCGCCGAGTTCAGCTTCAGCCTTCCGCAGCAGCAGCTTGGCTGAGCATAGCGAGTTAGCGACTGTATCCATCATCCATGGCCAAACATTCCACTTTGTACAGCCTACCCTTCAAGGATCTGTGATCTGCTCAGCGGTTCCTGTACCGTTTCCGGGCATATGAAATTGAGCGATTAAATCGGTACAACGGTGTTCACGACTGAATGCACGAACAGTGAAGCATCCAGCAGGATAGTAATCATGGTAGCTTACACGACTACTGACGGCTCGGAAGGAGACTGGTCTGACTTGTCTGACGGCTCGGAAGGAGACTGGTCTGACTTGTCTGACGTGTTTCTTGCGAGGAATTCAAGAACATGTTTTGCGGCCTCCCTTGGCTTCTCCACGTGAGGAATATGGCCACACTGCCGGACCTGCCTCAGAATAGCGTCTGGGAGTTCCTGATGCAACCTCTGCAAGTGATGCAGTAACAGCTAGCGTGAGCGTAATATAATATCTAACAGGGCACACACTGATGCTACTTTATGCTACTGTTATTGTGTTGACACGGCATTAGCTAGAATTTCCTCGCTTTTTAAATGCCAGTACAACTTCAAATTGGTGCTCCGCAAAGCATAACATGTCAACTTACATATGCTAGTTTGCTGCTTATTATTCCATCATCCTCTCCCCACAGGATCAGGCATTTATGCTTCACCTGTAAAGAGAAACAGGAACATCATTAGTAATGCATCTGTTCTACTGAACCCATTCTATTTCTTTTTCATGCCTAGCTTTGATCCAGAAAGGTGGGAGCTAGCATCCAGATTTCACACTATAAAATTTATAGTAATATACAGTGACAGTAATATACAGTGTACTGTAAAGCTATGATGCAGCTAAGGCTGGTAATGGGCTCTAGATttcacactataaaatttaaggatcaaaTCAAATTAGGATTggactctatttctattcatttttaatCTAAAATTAATTAAAGACCCTAACTTATTTTGAAGAAatatttggatcgtgatccattaccacccctagatgCAACATGCAGCATCCCTTCCATACACTCTAATCTTGGCAAGAGTATGACGAACAACAGTGCAACAGCCTATTGGTGTTTTCACTTAGAACATGGAATATTCAAGGTACTGCAGTTCTCACTCAATAGGTTTTGTTAATGACAAGGAAACAGTTGAAAGCCCTTATACGGAGAACAAAAATATATCTTATCAGATGTGCACTTGCCCTTATCGTCATCTACAGAAAATTTTCAGTAAAATGAGCAAAAGTTAGGACCATCGAAGAGTAAAATCAAGGGAACCTAATTCTTACCAATACTTGTTTAAGGGGTATCCCAACTTATACCATGGGCTTCTACAGGTTGATGGGACACACAGTAAGATGGACTCTATAAGAGCAAACTTTTTCGGGCAAGGGGCTGGGCAAAAACACAAGTCGCACATGGCCAGGTGGGAAATGATGACAAGACCAAAAGATCAAGGAGGTCCAGGGATAATTGACACAAAAGTAATGAATTGAGTACTACTAGTTAAATGGATTTGGAAGATTATGCATGGCTC
This portion of the Zea mays cultivar B73 chromosome 2, Zm-B73-REFERENCE-NAM-5.0, whole genome shotgun sequence genome encodes:
- the LOC100273994 gene encoding PLASMODESMATA CALLOSE-BINDING PROTEIN 3 precursor, coding for MEALLVTVLLLLLSSTLAAAQWCVCRQDASQAALQKTIDYACGSGADCNSIHETGACYNPNTVPAHCSWAANSYYQNNKAKGATCDFAGTATLTTSDPSSSGCSYPTTSASAAGTVTPTTGGTMGGAGGPGTLTPAGTGAGTAGTTGMGTAGTTGTGFGGLGPAGMDTAAAAAGGLLLLPEAGLCAALVALLLSAIVLA